The Flavobacteriales bacterium genome contains a region encoding:
- a CDS encoding carboxypeptidase regulatory-like domain-containing protein, translated as MKYLISFILFLGIFRGHAQVELADYLFDNYEYNLAIKYYEECELLRQGEAKRLGLAYYYVNDFKNADRIFEQIADAKQLSYEDSIIYAETLKNNRYFDDAVKYIPKSTKTDADKAFVADLKKEVDFLRKYYAEDKEVDVSLFDLKKINNGAANFYAKPFKRGIIFISEDPTKGSKLVLKQSDTLAQKEELAYGTAVRPKASLYYYSSKDGKQEIVMPEDFHIGAFDIDYKKNLIYITRTDYVKKWSKYKQMPHIWVGFLDIENLRVENLQPLIFEGLKKGVPTGHPCIIPDTNIIYFSTSIEGGRGGFDIYSAYLNDKKVDSIKNLGPNVNTEGDEFYPTLADSNYLYFTSDGKPGFGNLDLFKTEVRGYHFPKKAEILPEPFNSPADDFCFIYSRDKKTKGYITSNRHGGIGDDDIYLFKFGKQLITGIARDQDGNILVGALVQLLDLDGNVLAETYTDENGRYAFKVPPGEYELLITTEDGFISRQRITVDENWDNNKDINLQLVENKEAVDLTSMVIDRITGELLSDVTIETYTKEGEEWVLKASELTDESGVWKVNIQRNLDQKVVFKHNLYESQTVEILAKDTERASKVNEMLMGIEMNMATLSGQVIDAITNKPVENAMVELYEEQEDGSWKKVGSVLTDKDGRWLHPIDNTKNYKVNVVREGYDDYSFKVPSVYSMSDEKRARYLKKLETMELSPYVGEIGDIINIDNIYFEFGKSDIQEDSYEIVDNLYRYLTRNRTIVVELSAHTDCIGSDAQNMKLSKKRAESCYQYLIQKGIDKSRLVPKGYGKTQMLNDCETQKADAKAAALNRRVEIKLLDRNPTF; from the coding sequence ATGAAATATTTAATCTCTTTTATACTATTTCTTGGTATTTTTCGTGGTCATGCTCAAGTAGAACTTGCTGATTATCTATTTGATAATTACGAATATAACCTAGCAATAAAGTATTATGAAGAATGTGAGTTGCTTCGACAAGGAGAAGCTAAGCGGTTGGGGTTAGCCTACTATTATGTTAATGATTTTAAGAATGCAGATCGTATTTTTGAACAAATAGCAGATGCTAAACAACTTTCTTATGAAGATTCCATTATATATGCAGAGACCTTAAAAAATAATAGATATTTTGACGATGCAGTAAAATATATTCCGAAGTCAACCAAAACAGATGCAGATAAAGCTTTTGTAGCAGATTTAAAAAAAGAAGTAGATTTTTTAAGGAAATATTATGCTGAAGACAAAGAAGTTGATGTCTCACTTTTTGATTTAAAGAAAATTAATAATGGAGCAGCTAACTTTTATGCTAAACCTTTTAAAAGAGGGATTATTTTTATTTCAGAAGACCCTACAAAAGGAAGTAAATTGGTTTTAAAACAGAGCGATACTTTAGCTCAAAAAGAAGAGTTAGCCTATGGTACTGCTGTACGCCCTAAGGCATCTTTATATTATTACTCTAGTAAAGATGGTAAGCAAGAGATCGTTATGCCTGAAGATTTTCATATTGGAGCTTTTGATATTGACTACAAAAAAAATCTGATCTATATTACAAGGACAGACTATGTAAAAAAATGGTCAAAGTATAAGCAAATGCCGCATATTTGGGTTGGGTTTTTAGATATCGAAAACCTTAGAGTAGAAAACTTACAACCTTTAATTTTTGAAGGGCTAAAAAAGGGAGTTCCAACTGGTCATCCTTGTATTATTCCAGATACAAATATTATCTATTTCTCTACAAGTATAGAAGGAGGAAGAGGGGGCTTTGACATCTATTCAGCTTATTTAAATGATAAGAAAGTAGATAGTATTAAAAACTTAGGCCCTAATGTCAATACAGAGGGAGATGAGTTTTATCCAACCTTAGCAGATTCTAACTATTTGTATTTTACTTCTGACGGAAAACCAGGTTTTGGGAATTTAGACTTATTTAAAACAGAGGTTAGGGGATATCATTTTCCGAAGAAAGCAGAGATTTTACCTGAACCGTTTAATTCGCCAGCAGATGATTTTTGTTTTATTTATTCACGCGATAAGAAAACCAAAGGGTATATTACATCAAATAGACACGGGGGAATAGGAGATGATGATATTTACCTTTTTAAGTTTGGTAAACAATTAATTACTGGTATAGCAAGAGATCAAGATGGAAATATATTGGTTGGTGCATTGGTTCAATTATTAGATTTAGATGGGAATGTATTGGCCGAAACCTACACTGATGAGAATGGGCGTTATGCATTTAAGGTTCCTCCGGGAGAATATGAATTGTTAATTACAACAGAAGACGGTTTTATTTCTCGTCAACGAATAACAGTCGATGAAAATTGGGATAATAATAAAGATATTAACCTTCAACTAGTCGAAAATAAAGAAGCAGTTGATTTAACAAGTATGGTCATCGACCGAATTACAGGAGAACTTTTGAGTGATGTAACAATTGAAACTTACACTAAAGAAGGAGAAGAGTGGGTACTTAAAGCCTCTGAGTTAACAGATGAATCAGGAGTTTGGAAAGTTAATATTCAGAGAAACTTAGATCAAAAAGTAGTCTTTAAGCATAACTTATATGAATCTCAAACAGTTGAAATCTTAGCTAAAGATACAGAAAGAGCTTCCAAAGTTAACGAAATGTTGATGGGGATAGAAATGAATATGGCGACCTTATCAGGGCAGGTGATTGATGCAATAACCAATAAACCTGTAGAGAATGCTATGGTGGAATTGTATGAAGAGCAAGAAGACGGAAGCTGGAAAAAAGTTGGATCTGTTTTGACAGATAAGGACGGGAGATGGCTGCACCCTATAGATAATACCAAGAACTATAAAGTGAACGTTGTAAGAGAAGGGTACGATGACTATAGCTTTAAAGTGCCGTCTGTATACAGTATGTCTGATGAAAAGAGAGCTAGATACCTTAAAAAGTTAGAAACAATGGAGCTAAGTCCTTATGTAGGAGAAATAGGAGATATTATAAATATTGATAATATTTATTTTGAGTTTGGTAAGAGTGATATTCAAGAGGATTCGTATGAAATTGTCGATAACTTGTATCGTTATTTAACTAGAAACAGAACAATAGTAGTTGAATTAAGTGCCCATACAGATTGTATTGGTAGTGATGCTCAAAATATGAAGCTGTCTAAGAAAAGAGCAGAATCTTGTTATCAATATCTAATTCAAAAAGGAATCGATAAGTCAAGGTTAGTTCCTAAGGGGTATGGTAAAACACAAATGCTTAATGATTGTGAAACACAAAAAGCTGATGCTAAAGCAGCTGCATTAAATAGACGTGTAGAGATCAAATTATTAGATAGAAACCCTACTTTCTAA
- a CDS encoding type IX secretion system membrane protein PorP/SprF, which produces MKKNFQYSIVATLLLLIGNVSVAQQIPLKSLYLYNRLSYNPAESGTRDYIPVYLSGRKQWMGVENAPETQDVSLHAPLGAKLGLGLQLYNEVTGVANRTGGALSFSYRIKTSQKGNLAFGLSAMFTQFNFDRDKIVTQNPNDLTLINNNLNYFIPDASFGLNYYGDRFRLGLSAVNLIETKQDLSSIAVDNTLDRVIYLDGSMKMGLSNKWDLIPSIFTRYMFQAPIVFEGNVRAMYNDLLWIGAGYRLQDAAIFEAGVEFKKFVVGYAYDYTLSDINTISNGTHEILVGYQINVDTSPKTSAWKRRNRIYTNDRK; this is translated from the coding sequence ATGAAAAAGAACTTTCAATATTCTATAGTCGCTACATTGTTACTGTTAATTGGTAATGTAAGTGTTGCACAACAAATACCTTTAAAAAGTTTATACTTGTATAATAGGCTTTCTTACAATCCAGCAGAGTCGGGAACTAGAGATTATATTCCCGTTTACTTGTCTGGAAGAAAGCAATGGATGGGAGTTGAAAATGCACCAGAAACGCAAGATGTATCGTTACATGCACCTCTTGGAGCAAAGTTAGGGCTTGGCTTACAGTTGTATAATGAAGTTACAGGAGTTGCTAACCGAACAGGTGGAGCGCTTTCGTTTAGTTATCGAATTAAAACTTCTCAAAAAGGAAACCTAGCTTTTGGATTGTCTGCAATGTTTACTCAGTTTAACTTCGATAGAGATAAAATTGTGACGCAAAATCCTAATGATCTAACTTTAATCAATAATAACCTGAACTATTTTATTCCTGATGCAAGTTTTGGTCTAAATTATTATGGAGATCGCTTTCGATTAGGACTTTCAGCGGTAAATTTAATAGAGACTAAGCAAGACTTAAGTTCAATAGCAGTTGATAATACGTTAGACCGTGTTATTTATTTAGATGGGAGTATGAAAATGGGATTATCTAATAAGTGGGATTTAATTCCTAGTATATTTACCAGATACATGTTTCAAGCTCCTATTGTTTTTGAGGGGAATGTGAGAGCAATGTATAACGACTTGTTATGGATAGGAGCAGGATATAGGTTGCAAGATGCAGCAATCTTTGAGGCAGGTGTGGAATTTAAAAAGTTTGTGGTTGGTTATGCTTATGATTATACTTTATCAGATATAAATACCATTAGTAACGGAACCCATGAGATATTAGTTGGTTATCAGATAAATGTGGATACATCTCCTAAAACGTCAGCTTGGAAAAGAAGAAATAGAATATATACTAACGATAGAAAGTAA
- a CDS encoding gliding motility-associated C-terminal domain-containing protein: MKSYAIFLILNLLFFYSFSQQCNIIYVTTTGTGAGTITDPTDLSTAISSASIGDVIRVGAGVYSISNALNIPGGVTIEGGFDPANNWEKSSLRGVSKILRTDANLEGPNGNQRLVSFYGNGIGNFRLQDITIETASTSTPGATVYGVHLTNCSNYYFTRTHIIAGQGGDGVNGVVGGNGLNGANGGAGARGDDDDTGRGGAGGRGGNGAGAGFGVGGAGGAGGNSNAPGANGTQSTVHRAGGGGGGGGSGCRNDGTSGAGGRGGGTLSSTGTIAGASAVSGDRSGGRNGNPGTVGANGVAGANGAAGTYAAGFYVTGAAGANGQDGAGGKGGSGGSGGTGDDCFFCVNGSGSGAGGGGGGGQGGAGGTGGTGGGGSFALYLFNNGANGNVIQSEFVTQGGGTGGIGGNGGTGGNGGTRGARGTHNEGVYGGYGGNGGRGGNGGKGGDGASGDFFQLRLDGGTPLVNQEESFDLTVQPEITMSNIICLKDDFSYGAATANTWDFGTGTNPQLGSGVAVQTNYPDTGRHDVIYGTSTYAGFNYVSTASPNIADAGVDSVICSNTNTIDLWGNTPRNGVGTWTVISGGGSVANPNSENGTLTMNVGLNVIEWSIDGGACCGATVDTVEVIYNTVSVIPTTVSGDTVLCMGDSTTLTVNSGQLGTGANWQWYSGSCGGTPEATGPSITITPTADVTYYVTAENGNCPIPQTCLPVLVSVGSVSVFPNSVHSGRPKVCGGDSTILYVNGGVLAPGDSWYWRRDSCNGTLVGTGDTIIVNPQAETTYYLRPENGTCESFDPCMSVTVETGSLSTPPVGIVASQNNICGGDTTTLSFTGAILAQDDIWYWYTDSCGGDLVGYGTTLDVAPIVPTTYYLRADGPNCEPSDCRDITLNVLSGLVTFDWQDSICGVFDPVDLSSAVTPQGGVFSGNGVNGNYFEPANVGAGEHVVLYTYHDQSPGLVNCHVPIYDTIPVYLNCHFGDDITGGINTITPNGDGVNDLWQLDLSQYSQPEVLIYNKWGSVIYQTNKPVVNWDATYNGSIVSAGTYYYLIKFGEEKEQQSGALTVIK; encoded by the coding sequence ATGAAGAGTTATGCCATTTTTTTGATATTAAACCTCTTATTTTTTTATTCTTTTTCTCAGCAATGTAACATTATTTATGTAACAACAACAGGTACAGGAGCTGGAACAATAACAGATCCTACTGATTTGTCAACTGCAATTTCTTCTGCTTCAATAGGAGATGTTATTAGAGTTGGAGCAGGGGTGTATAGCATTTCTAATGCACTAAATATACCAGGAGGAGTGACAATAGAAGGAGGGTTTGATCCTGCAAACAATTGGGAGAAAAGTAGTTTAAGAGGCGTTTCTAAAATTCTTAGAACTGATGCGAATTTAGAGGGGCCAAATGGAAACCAAAGGTTAGTTTCTTTTTATGGCAATGGTATAGGAAACTTTAGATTACAAGATATTACAATTGAAACAGCTTCAACTTCAACCCCAGGAGCGACAGTTTATGGAGTGCATTTAACCAACTGTTCTAATTACTATTTCACGAGAACTCATATTATTGCTGGCCAAGGAGGTGATGGTGTTAATGGTGTTGTCGGAGGTAATGGATTGAATGGGGCCAATGGTGGAGCAGGAGCTAGAGGTGATGATGATGACACTGGAAGAGGTGGAGCCGGAGGAAGAGGTGGAAATGGAGCCGGAGCTGGTTTTGGAGTCGGTGGAGCTGGAGGAGCAGGTGGAAATAGTAATGCGCCAGGAGCTAATGGAACACAGTCTACAGTTCATAGAGCTGGAGGCGGAGGTGGAGGAGGTGGCTCTGGTTGCCGAAACGATGGTACTTCAGGAGCTGGAGGAAGAGGTGGAGGAACCCTATCTTCTACAGGAACAATTGCAGGAGCCTCTGCTGTAAGTGGTGATCGATCTGGGGGAAGAAATGGAAATCCTGGAACTGTGGGTGCTAATGGAGTAGCAGGAGCAAATGGAGCAGCAGGAACCTATGCAGCTGGTTTTTATGTAACAGGTGCAGCAGGAGCGAACGGACAAGATGGTGCAGGAGGAAAAGGTGGATCAGGAGGTTCAGGAGGAACTGGTGATGACTGTTTCTTTTGTGTAAATGGATCTGGTTCTGGTGCTGGCGGCGGCGGTGGCGGCGGTCAAGGAGGTGCTGGTGGAACAGGCGGAACAGGCGGAGGAGGATCCTTTGCTTTGTATCTTTTCAATAATGGAGCTAATGGAAATGTTATTCAGAGTGAGTTTGTTACACAAGGCGGAGGAACTGGCGGTATAGGTGGAAACGGTGGAACAGGAGGAAACGGTGGAACCCGTGGAGCTAGAGGAACCCATAATGAAGGTGTTTATGGTGGATATGGTGGAAATGGTGGCCGAGGTGGAAACGGTGGTAAAGGAGGTGATGGTGCCTCTGGAGACTTCTTTCAGCTAAGGTTAGATGGAGGAACGCCATTAGTTAATCAAGAAGAAAGTTTTGATTTAACAGTACAACCAGAAATTACAATGTCAAACATCATCTGTTTAAAAGACGATTTTTCTTATGGTGCTGCAACAGCAAATACTTGGGATTTTGGAACGGGAACTAATCCTCAATTAGGGAGTGGAGTTGCTGTTCAAACCAATTATCCAGATACAGGACGACACGATGTGATTTATGGAACAAGTACTTATGCAGGGTTTAATTATGTCTCTACAGCTTCTCCTAATATCGCAGATGCTGGAGTGGATTCAGTTATTTGTAGTAACACCAATACGATAGACCTATGGGGGAATACTCCTCGTAACGGCGTTGGAACTTGGACAGTAATATCAGGAGGAGGCTCAGTGGCTAATCCTAACTCTGAAAACGGAACGTTAACGATGAATGTAGGACTTAACGTGATAGAATGGAGTATTGATGGAGGCGCTTGCTGTGGAGCAACAGTTGATACAGTAGAAGTAATTTATAATACAGTATCTGTTATCCCAACAACAGTATCTGGAGATACGGTATTATGTATGGGAGATAGTACAACTTTAACAGTTAATAGTGGTCAGTTAGGGACAGGAGCGAATTGGCAGTGGTATAGTGGCTCATGTGGGGGAACTCCAGAAGCTACAGGTCCATCAATAACAATAACACCAACTGCAGATGTAACTTATTATGTGACAGCAGAAAATGGGAATTGTCCAATTCCTCAAACTTGTTTGCCTGTGTTGGTTTCTGTAGGGTCAGTCTCTGTTTTTCCTAACAGTGTGCATTCTGGAAGACCCAAAGTATGTGGAGGGGATTCAACCATTTTGTATGTAAATGGAGGAGTATTAGCTCCTGGTGATTCTTGGTATTGGCGAAGAGACTCATGCAATGGAACATTGGTAGGAACAGGAGATACCATTATTGTGAACCCTCAAGCTGAAACAACCTATTATTTAAGACCAGAAAATGGAACTTGTGAGTCATTCGACCCATGTATGTCAGTTACAGTAGAAACAGGGTCGTTATCGACACCTCCTGTTGGAATAGTTGCAAGTCAAAATAATATTTGTGGAGGAGACACAACAACACTTTCATTTACTGGTGCAATTTTAGCACAAGACGATATCTGGTATTGGTACACCGATAGCTGTGGAGGGGATTTAGTAGGATATGGAACAACATTAGATGTGGCTCCAATTGTCCCTACTACCTATTACTTAAGAGCTGATGGACCAAATTGTGAACCTTCAGATTGTAGAGACATTACGTTGAATGTACTCTCTGGATTAGTTACATTTGATTGGCAAGATTCGATCTGTGGCGTGTTCGATCCAGTTGATTTATCGAGTGCCGTAACTCCTCAAGGAGGAGTATTCTCTGGGAATGGAGTGAATGGGAATTATTTTGAGCCAGCTAATGTAGGAGCAGGAGAACATGTTGTTTTATATACCTACCATGATCAAAGTCCTGGTTTAGTTAATTGCCATGTCCCTATATACGATACGATTCCAGTTTACCTCAATTGTCATTTTGGTGACGATATTACAGGAGGAATTAATACGATTACACCAAATGGAGATGGAGTAAATGACTTGTGGCAGTTAGACCTCTCACAATATTCTCAACCAGAAGTGTTGATCTATAACAAGTGGGGAAGTGTAATTTATCAAACCAACAAACCTGTGGTGAATTGGGATGCGACCTATAATGGAAGTATCGTTTCGGCAGGAACTTATTATTATCTAATTAAGTTTGGAGAAGAAAAAGAACAACAATCAGGGGCATTAACAGTAATAAAATAA
- a CDS encoding HTTM domain-containing protein, protein MELSIKDKINAYLFKEVSPLSNALFRFFFGILMFFQFYYIEPYIVENLTLSKYLLKYDFFEWVNITTVNNLKVMFNVALVFSFFYAIGFLYRFSSIVIFFIWTYIFLLDVGHYNNHYYLNSLLLFTSIFVQADATFSVKSIFFSSKLIPKWNVDIFKFQMFVVYFYGAIAKLNKDWLNGIPLKYWLGEDFSLLGILSPDTSFVFMAWYGLLFDFFIGFMLYHKKLKFYSLLFILPFHITNHFIWTIGTFPWMAISICVFYFNEELTNLFKMSRLKFVENKSKWLNSSWFKYPVLLYVAIQILMPLRQHLIKGETSWHGYGNYFAWRMMLADKQGAAKVVLFSENNQKLGDIQIEEYMNVLQFARMIHLPMHFVKFAHFLDHEITKHPQNAPLGDVKVKVYAFKTINNRPFSLLIDTTMDLSNIEYKIMNRGDYIIPFKDKEIKEELDVLYEDEYLQFK, encoded by the coding sequence ATGGAATTATCGATTAAGGACAAAATAAATGCATATTTATTTAAAGAGGTTAGCCCTTTGTCTAATGCGCTCTTTAGGTTTTTCTTTGGGATTTTAATGTTCTTTCAGTTTTATTATATAGAACCTTACATTGTTGAAAATCTTACTTTGTCTAAGTATTTGTTAAAGTATGATTTCTTTGAATGGGTGAACATTACAACAGTCAACAACCTAAAGGTGATGTTTAATGTTGCATTAGTTTTTTCTTTTTTCTATGCTATAGGTTTTCTATACCGGTTTTCTTCTATTGTTATCTTCTTTATTTGGACTTATATCTTTTTACTTGATGTAGGGCACTACAATAACCATTATTACTTAAATAGTTTATTGCTTTTTACCTCCATTTTTGTACAGGCTGATGCTACTTTTAGTGTTAAAAGCATCTTCTTTTCAAGTAAGCTTATCCCTAAATGGAATGTTGATATTTTCAAGTTTCAAATGTTTGTCGTTTATTTTTATGGAGCCATAGCGAAGCTAAATAAGGATTGGCTAAACGGTATCCCTTTAAAATATTGGTTGGGGGAAGATTTTTCTTTGTTAGGAATCTTGTCTCCTGATACTAGTTTTGTTTTTATGGCGTGGTATGGTCTGTTGTTTGATTTTTTTATCGGTTTTATGTTGTATCATAAAAAGTTAAAGTTCTACAGTTTGCTATTTATTTTACCTTTTCATATTACCAACCATTTTATCTGGACCATCGGAACCTTCCCCTGGATGGCAATATCTATTTGTGTATTTTATTTCAATGAAGAGTTGACCAATTTGTTTAAAATGAGTCGTTTGAAATTTGTTGAAAACAAGAGCAAATGGTTGAATTCCTCATGGTTTAAATATCCAGTGCTTTTATATGTTGCGATACAAATTTTAATGCCGTTAAGGCAACATTTAATAAAAGGAGAAACGAGTTGGCATGGATACGGTAATTATTTTGCATGGAGAATGATGCTAGCTGATAAACAAGGGGCTGCTAAAGTGGTTCTTTTTTCTGAGAATAATCAAAAATTAGGAGACATTCAAATTGAAGAATATATGAATGTGTTGCAGTTTGCAAGAATGATTCATCTTCCCATGCACTTTGTGAAATTTGCTCACTTCTTAGATCATGAGATTACAAAGCATCCGCAAAATGCACCCTTAGGAGATGTGAAAGTAAAGGTGTATGCGTTTAAAACCATCAATAATAGACCATTTTCATTACTGATAGATACGACCATGGATTTGTCCAATATTGAATATAAGATAATGAATCGAGGAGATTATATTATCCCATTCAAAGACAAAGAGATAAAGGAAGAACTAGATGTGTTGTATGAAGATGAATATTTGCAATTTAAGTAA
- a CDS encoding GNAT family N-acetyltransferase → MKNIEANEAEEVLKVYHSCVCQHQKKGFNQWDENYPNLPIVLNDIKNKWLFGGYVANKLVAVIAITEDEPIEYQTVKWSLDSAPYYIIHRLCVAESWLRKGYAKQLMSFAEDYANLKGRKSIRLDTYSLNEGALLFYKKIGYRKTGVVNFPKKTASNYTCFEKLL, encoded by the coding sequence GTGAAAAATATTGAAGCAAATGAAGCAGAGGAGGTGTTAAAGGTTTATCACTCTTGTGTCTGTCAACATCAAAAAAAAGGCTTCAATCAATGGGATGAAAATTACCCCAATTTACCAATAGTACTGAATGATATTAAAAATAAATGGCTTTTTGGAGGATATGTTGCAAACAAGTTAGTAGCTGTTATTGCGATAACAGAAGATGAACCAATCGAATACCAAACGGTCAAATGGAGTCTTGATAGTGCTCCTTATTATATTATTCATAGGTTATGTGTTGCTGAAAGTTGGTTAAGAAAAGGGTATGCCAAACAATTAATGAGTTTTGCTGAAGATTATGCAAATTTAAAAGGTAGGAAGTCGATTCGTTTAGATACTTATTCTCTGAATGAGGGGGCGTTACTTTTTTACAAAAAAATAGGGTACAGAAAAACGGGAGTTGTGAATTTCCCAAAGAAAACAGCATCCAATTATACTTGTTTTGAAAAACTACTTTAA
- a CDS encoding oligosaccharide flippase family protein has translation MSTVKNVTTLVFGKGINIIINILFLPFLARTLSIAEYGDYGQTILVVDVIKMLFSGGLASIVFVYLSNNRNNKQVISSNYYLGITLGVIACVLLIGFSELIGLSFNNENIPFYITLYSFSVIFSIPATTLSSVLIFYKKVPLYTKTLVLINTLRLILLFIAIQFFSSLKLVFIFLSLLELIKFILLTAILKSRLSKDYLTKVKAGVEQLKTGVYLNFANILGFLTLATDSIMISLFKNEESFAIYKNGAFEVPLISVLYLSISQLFLPKITQHFSNDKLDTIANIKKKLSLNIAAIVYPFCIFFITFSSDFITLYLSEKYIDSALIFTIFNLSLLMRIYDYLDVLIASKNTKKILYLQIFAILFNLVLNAFFIYYFDIKGAAIATIITLFIYAFIALKMNANILKTKLTAIIDLPKILFTLLIASLCILPFLWITISDNIFIDFSFKFLYFPLTYFLLYQRNFIDEKIVTFFKQKLNAFLPSKT, from the coding sequence ATGTCTACGGTTAAAAATGTTACCACTTTAGTTTTTGGCAAAGGGATTAATATTATTATCAATATATTATTCCTTCCGTTCTTAGCTAGAACTCTTAGTATTGCTGAATACGGAGATTATGGGCAAACTATTCTTGTTGTAGACGTTATTAAGATGTTATTTTCTGGTGGACTTGCCTCCATTGTTTTTGTTTATTTGAGCAATAACAGAAACAATAAACAAGTCATCAGTAGTAACTATTACTTAGGTATAACACTAGGGGTTATTGCATGTGTTTTGTTAATTGGTTTTAGCGAATTAATTGGTTTATCTTTTAACAACGAAAACATCCCTTTTTACATTACTTTATATAGTTTTAGTGTTATTTTTTCTATCCCAGCTACGACCTTATCTTCTGTTTTAATTTTTTACAAAAAAGTTCCGTTATACACGAAAACACTTGTATTAATTAACACCCTTCGTTTAATTCTTTTGTTTATTGCAATCCAGTTTTTTTCGTCTTTAAAACTTGTGTTCATTTTTCTTTCTTTGCTCGAACTAATAAAGTTCATTCTTCTCACTGCTATTTTAAAAAGTAGGCTAAGCAAAGATTACTTAACAAAAGTTAAAGCCGGGGTTGAACAACTCAAAACAGGTGTGTATTTAAACTTTGCAAACATCCTTGGTTTTTTAACCTTAGCAACGGATAGTATTATGATTAGTTTATTTAAGAACGAGGAAAGTTTTGCTATTTATAAAAACGGAGCTTTTGAGGTTCCATTAATTTCTGTTTTATACTTATCGATCTCACAGTTATTTCTCCCTAAAATAACGCAGCACTTTTCTAACGATAAGCTAGACACTATTGCTAACATCAAAAAGAAACTTTCGTTAAACATTGCTGCTATTGTTTATCCATTCTGTATTTTCTTCATTACTTTTAGTTCTGATTTCATCACCCTTTACCTATCAGAAAAGTACATTGACAGCGCATTAATTTTCACCATATTCAACCTCTCTTTATTGATGAGAATTTATGATTATCTGGATGTATTAATCGCTTCTAAAAACACTAAAAAGATTCTATACCTTCAAATTTTCGCAATACTTTTCAATCTGGTTTTAAATGCGTTCTTTATCTATTATTTTGACATTAAAGGGGCAGCTATAGCAACAATAATCACATTATTTATCTATGCATTTATTGCCCTTAAAATGAACGCCAACATACTGAAAACAAAACTTACAGCGATTATAGACCTCCCTAAAATTTTATTTACATTATTAATCGCCTCCTTGTGTATTCTTCCTTTCTTATGGATAACGATTTCCGATAACATTTTTATTGATTTTTCTTTTAAATTCTTGTACTTCCCGCTCACCTACTTCCTCTTGTATCAACGGAATTTCATTGATGAAAAAATTGTTACATTTTTCAAACAAAAGCTAAATGCTTTTCTTCCTTCTAAAACTTAA